Within the Buteo buteo chromosome 2, bButBut1.hap1.1, whole genome shotgun sequence genome, the region TCTGGTAGGGGAAGGTATTTCGCTCATGTTGTCCCACCGGCTGGAGGCAGTGGTGCCAATCCCCAGGTGTCATCTCTGCAGCACTCGGTAGGGCAAAGAGCAACATGAAGATAAAGCGGGGATTGAGCAACCCAGCACTGCAAAGGCCAAGCATGCTAGGTCAGAGGTGAGCAGAAAATCAGCAGAAGACCAACAAATACCTGAGCATCACCATGTCACATGGGAACAAGGGGTGAGGGAGCACTTAGGGAGGGGGAGGACTCTGGTCTGTAACAAAAGAACTGAAGGAGGCCAGGAGACATGGCCTGCAACCGCCTGGGGAGCTGCCTGCCACTGGGGACTGCAAGGCAGAGTATCGCAGCTGCAGTTTCAGAAGAGAAGCAAGCATGTGGCAATCgtttttcatgttaaaatgaGGCAAAGTCTCGAGCCTGGCCTAAGAGCTGGGGGAGACGGAAGGAGAGCCAACCTCTCTCTGAGTTGAGACACTGTCCCTGTCTGACATCTCGTAAGTGCTGTTTTTTTACAGTGGAGAACGGCAAGTGGAAAGCAATAGATTGAAATCTGGCCTCTGCCAGGTACAACTTACGAGTTGTTGTTGGCTAAGGTCTGCGGCTGTATAAAGAGGGACCTGGGgctaggaagaagaaaaaacagagcgCACAACACGctcagaaataaatttcgaTTTTACTTCTCTATTTTTCAGCCTTTATTGCAACATTGCTCTACTTAAGGCAGTCTTTCAGGCAAGGTCCCCTCTTACCCCCCCGAGACCTTCCCACACTACCTCTGTGCTCTCTCCCGGCCTGCCTGCTTACATGGATACTACTCCGCTCCAGAACCCCTCACATTCTCCTCTTTAGCTCACCTCCAACATCCTACCTACAGCATCTTGTTCGTTGATGCAACTGTCAGCTTCTGGCATTaacttctttcctctttgcccCTCTTCTGCCCCTCCATGCTGTTTCAAGACTGCAGGTCGATGGGTGAGCAGCTGTGTTCACACTGGGTTTAGCGTGATGCAGCTCTGATCTTACTGATCTGCTAAGAGCTACTGCAAGAGAGATAATACAAGAGACAGGTCTGCAGCAAGAAGCATCAGAAATTACAGACAGCCTTGTTCTAGACTATGATCCTCAGTCCACAGACCTTCTTACAAACACTTCAGCGTTTGAGCCGTCACCATTAAACTAACAGCATCTCCCCAAAGCTGGTGTCCTTCCAGGGACAGCTGCTGTAGACCTGGAGCGCATGAACTGGAGAGCTTGCAAGCAATCCTGGAAAAGAAGAcaatttccaggaagaaaatgcCTCTGCAATGCTTTATTGTAGGTCTGAGCCTGGAGCTGGAAAGTTGTGGCTTCTACAGTACAAAAGGGAAACTGGAGAGCAGAATTTAATTCACGACAGAAATGAGCAGCGAGAATGAGATTCCTCCCTCCAGCTTTTCACCATTCTGGTATCCTTCTGCTACCCTCCCGGTACCTATATTGTTTCACACATGAATGTAGAGGAATCTGGACTCTATtgcatcagaattttttttttttcttgctcaaaAATGTTGATGTTCTTACTAAGTAATTTGTGAGTtgtgctgtctccttcctcagctgactacttctgaaaaaaagaaatcatgaaaTCACTAgaaaaaaggtgcttttcaCAGAAGTGTTGCCTTTCTGCTGCAAATTCCTCTGTTGGGAGACATGCTGCGGAAGGGCTGCTGCCCTTGGGTTCTTCACAGAGTGAGAGACCAGTGCCTGGATCACTTCACCAGGAATGTCTGCATCTCTTTTCCTATCTAAAGCATCTCTCTGAAGAGGTTTTCCAGGACGATCATTAGCAGCCTCTCCATATCTGCCCCGGCCAAGCCATGGCCCTTTGCAGGGACAGAGCTCGGTGAGCCCAGACCTCCACCCAGTCCTCTGTGGTGCGAGCCTCGCTCTGCACCTGTTCCCATTTCAAAAACCCCATTTCTGGCCATGCATTTGTTATGACAAGTgcagaaacaatttaaaagagACCAGAGTTAGCTCAAAACCTGCTTGCCGAATGCTAGGGTTTTGGATAAGTGGTTAGTCCCGCCAACAAGGTTcccatgagaagctgagaacGGATGTCGGCTCCCTGAGAGTGGCTGTTGGGATTTGAGGTGAGCTGGAGGAAGTTTAAAGAGATGCAGGCacagcagggaggtgagggggggagaagggaaggaggggacaAGCTGGGCATCCAACCTCAATTACCACCCTGGCTGACGTGTGATCTCGGTGACTATGGGATTACTCAGCACTGGCCTGGAAAGAAGGTGTGGGCCACACCATCCCTGATATAATCTGTTTCACATGACAGTTGCACAGACGTTTTATTTTGTTAGGGAAGATCAGCCCGGGCAGGAGTACAACTTTCTGCTGCCGAGCGGCAGAGAATAGGGCAGAAATTTGAAGAGGGCAAATTTAGATCTCCCAAAATATCCTGAAAAACTGCCCAGGAAATTTACCAAGCAGCTTTAGCGTTCAATTTTAGCCAACGGCCGTGGCAAGCTGGAGACCCGTCAGGGTAATGCCAAGAAAGACCAACCACGCATTTCAGCAGGTCACCACGGCAGGAGACCTCCTGCCTGTGGGTCCCTGAGACATTTTGGAGGCAGGAAGCACATGAGACCGATTTTAAGAGTTCGGCTGCAAGGGCCAGTTAGGGCAGCCGCTGGATGTAACTGCCAGATCAGAATGCAGGATAAAGATGCGGAACGAGGGAGTAAACAGCCAGAAGAACAAGCCCTGGCTCACTGCAACTTGCCAGTATTTGCACCCAATACAGATGTTTGTATTTATGAAGGTATGGGCTCCAACTGCAACCTCCGGACCCAGCGCTCTGGCCAGGCCCAGCTCCAATTTAATCTCTGGTGCATTCACCAAAGATTTACTTGGTAGATAAAGATGGAACTGGAAATATCTGAAGCCTGAAAACCTGTTAGGGTACTTTGTTCTGGAAcgaaaaaatccttttaaaacgtgaaaagaaaaagcaaacgaaaaaaaagaaaagaacgaAAACGTCCTATGATCCACTGACCGATTCTTgaattcttcctcttttcaaaGTTCTGAGGTTTGAACATTATGAACAGTTGACTGTTTGAATGGTATAATGCAATACCTGTTCCTCTGGCTTAACGTTACAATATTTCCCACACCGCAGGATTGCTTCACATTATTCTAAGAGGCAGTGTCATTTTCCCTGCAGTGCTAGGTCTTCTTTACTGAGGCGAAGGACACTCCTACTTCCTTTAAttatatgttttgttttaaattaatgtcCTTTATTCTGGGGATGAATCACCAGCTTGTAGACAGGTAAATGTGGGAGTAAGAGAGTGAAAATATAAGTTTGATTCCCAAGGTGGGTGTCTTTAATTAAAACGGACATCAAGATTCAGTCTTCCTTCCCAAACTTAACCCCGCCATTCTAAAAACACGCGGATTCCATGTTTCCACGCACGTATCTCCCTCGCCTTCTGGATCGCCTTACGTACGGTCAGCGCAGCGCAGCGCAGTGCAGCGAGACTCCCTATCGCTTGTGTACCCGGACGGTTGCACCATGTCATGTAAAGTAAATACGCCAAGACAAACTTTAAGGCCGCCGTCGTCCCCCCGCGAagagctggggagggcagcTCTGGGCTCGCTCGGCTGCCCGGCAGCCGGCAGAAGCCGAACCCTGCTCCCGCTCCCCTTTGCTCGGCTCCCTGCGCGTCCGTGGGGCCGGTTCTGCCCGCCCTGCCGGGGGGATTCACCCAAGCGAGCCCGGGCCGCAGAATAACGGGACCTGCCTCCCACTGTGCCGCTTTTCCCCCGCCCTGCCGAAAGGACTCGGAAAActccctcctgcctccaccTCCCCAAGGGCAACGCGGGCGCCGGGCGGCACCGGCGCCCAcctccccgccggccccgctgccgAAGCCGGCGGCGGCAGCGTCCCGGGGCACGACACGCGTGTCCCCGCGGGGCCGAGCCGCCGTCCGTGTGCCGGACCCGAGGGCGGCGAGCCCCGCTCCGCCCCTCACCTGCGGCCCGCTGCCCTCCCTCGGCCGGCGAAGCCCCGGTTTTATTGCGGCCGGCTCGGCGGGGCACCGCACCGGCAACACCCGCCCCGGGTGCCtcctccggggccggggccgcggccggggccggggccggggccagcAGTTCCCGAGCGTGCAGCGTGGCAGGCGGCCAGGCGGTGACGCGCCTGTTGCTATGGGATCCACCGCCCCTATAAATAACTGAGGAAAGGAACTTTCCTAAGTCAGAGACTTTAGGACGCGGGGCCCAGAACCAGATGGTCCGGAGGAGACGCGCCAGCTCCCGCCGCAGCACCCGGAGCGGTGAAGCCCCGCCGCGCCGCAGGACCTGAGCCGGCCCGGGTGGGCAGCGCAGCCGGGGGCCGTGCCCAGCGCCGGGGACTGAGGCAGGGtccggagcccccccccccccccagcccgacGGCGGCAGCTCGATCCTCTGCCGGGGGGGCCCCCCCTGCGTCGTCTTCTCCTCCCCGCATCCTCCTTTGCTTTCATGCAACGCCTGGTGGCCTGGGACGCAGCATGCCTCCCCATCCAGCCGCCCGCCTTTAAATCGATGGAAGTGGCTAATTTCTATTACGAGGCGGACTGTCTGGCTGCTCTCAACAAGCTGCACCCGCGGGCGGCCGGGGGCCGCTCCATGACCGAGCTCACCGTCGGGGACCACGAGCGAGCCATCGACTTCAGCCCCTACCTGGACCCCTTAGCATCCCAGCAGCCGGCGCAGCCGCCTCctccggcagcagcagcagggggcaACTTTgagcctccctgcagcagcggcggcggccaAGATTTCCTTTCCGATCTCTTCGCCGAGGACTATAAAGGCAGCGGCGGGAGCAAGAAGCCCGACTACACCTACATCAGCCTCGCccggcacggccacccctgCGCCAGCCAGAGCCACAagccgggggggctgccgggctgCTTCCCGCCCCAGATCGTGGAAACCAAAGTGGAGCCGGTCTTCGAGACCCTGGACTCTTGCAAAGGGCCCCggaaggaagaagggggagCCGGGCCGGGACCGGGGGGCATGTCCTCGCCCTACGGCAGCACCGTGCGCTCCTACCTGGGTTACCAGTCGGTGCCGAGCGGCAGCAGCGGGAACCTGTCCACCTcgtcctcctccagcccccccggcacccccaaCCCCTCCGAGTCCTCCAAgtccgccgccgccggcgggggctACTCCGCCCCCCCGGCGGGCAAGAACAAGCCCAAGAAGTGCGTGGACAAGCACAGCGACGAGTACAAGCTCCGCCGGGAGAGGAACAACATCGCGGTGCGCAAGAGCCGCGACAAAGCCAAAATGCGCAACCTGGAGACGCAGCACAAAGTCTTGGAACTGACGGCCGAGAACGAGCGGCTGCAGAAGAAGGTGGAGCAGCTCTCCCGGGAGCTGAGCACCCTCAGGAACTTGTTCAAACAGCTGCCCGAGCCCCTCCTCGCCTCCTCGCCTCGCTGCTGACCcccggccgggccgcggggcGAGCGGAGCCGCCGGCTCCTTGCCCTGCTCAGCGCTCCTCCCGGGCCGGGGCGAGGGGAGAGCCCGGGGGGGCGGGTTGGTtggttgctttttaattttttttttttggtcggtcgtttgttttttttttttttgttggtctTTATTTACATGTTGGCGgagggccccgccgccggggggccgggggctgtCAGCGGTGGGACCTCaccgggggccgggggctgtCAGTcagcggaggggggggggggcccggccccgggcgggctctgcaggctgctgggcGCTGGGGTTATTTAAAAGAGCGAGAGGAGAGCAAGGGCAAAGTGATGCAATCCTTTAAGCATGGCTGGGAATGCTGTGTACATGATGCAATCTCGTGTAACTGTCAGTCATGAATTGAGTAATCTGTTAAAGATGTTCCTacagttttttttattataaagaaTAATCTATTTCtataagaaaatacatatgtatattttgGGAATCTATGCATTCTTGCTACATTTGAAGCATTAATGAACAATTTTAATAAACTTTATGACTAGGTTAAAAACAgtagcttgttttattttgcaggcaCGTTTAAAGTTAGATTAAACGCAGGGTTGACATTCTAGCTGATCTGGCTCAATGCTGTGATCAGGGATCAGGATTTTTGTTGGTCTTTTGGCTTTCTCTGTGActcagagaaaggaaacaaaaacaaaaacaaaaaaacaaaaaccccaagagAAACCCAgcaaagagcagagctggaagctTTAGCCCATTCTTGTtgtctcattttatttcctctaaTCACTTGCTTTAGCTGCCTGCCGCTTGGGTGTTGTTTGGGGAGGAGGTGTTtgtgttgggggttttttgcgCTTCTTGCCGTTCTGAACGTGTAGAGCAAGATACGCTATCCAAACCATGACCGGTCTTTGGCAAAGTAACAACAAGTCTGaagtgggagggaggaagaaaaagtaagggAGGAAGCTTGAAATgagtttttgtttggggtttcttttttttttttctttagagagtTTCTATTCTCTAAGTTATGATTCAGCATTTCTTATGTTTGTAGTTTACAGGAATAAACATGAGAAAGTAGCATTTCTGTTGGATGTCGGTAATTTCGGTCATTGCTCAGGAAGCTCTCATGACACCTGGCCAGGTGAGAGGCATATGAACGACTCCCTTATCTTTTCTCTTGAgacatttttctaaaaactgTAGATAGAGTTTCTCTGATGagatgtgtttatttctgtgtgcCTGGATGTTTGCTGGGGGCAAGCGACAGATAAGGGGGGGGgatggcagaggaggaggaagtttGTAGCAGGCCATAactttatttcagagaaaactaaggctctgcctgctgatggAACAAGGCAGCCTTGCCAGGGCTCCCAGGTTGTGTtattccccccccgcccccctgtATATAGCTGCTGTGTCGAGGTCTGTAAGAAGTTAACAGTCTCAAGCTGGTTACGTGGAGGGAGTTGGGCAAATGATCGGGTCTTACtcagcattttccattttcctgttaGGCCAAATTTAAGCATTAAGTTTTTAGATCCAGATTCCCAGTGCCCCAGAAAGGAAACTCCTTAATCATCTATGCTGTTTGACAGCTGAACACAGAATGGGTTTTCAGTATAAAGACAGTGGACTTGAATTTGCTGCTATACATTCCAATACAGATTGCAGAAGGACAAATCTTCAATTCGTTGCTTATTTCTAGTGTTTCTTTAAGGAAAGCATGTTTGCTCCTGAAagaactgttttgcttttttttgacACTTAAGATAATAGCCTCCTGCGGGTGAATCTCCCAGAGCTCTTACTGGAATTTGTCACATATTCCCTGCTCCCGCAATGCCTCCATAGCTCCTGCTAGGAGCTGTGCAGTAGTAAGTAGTGGAGTGTTAGTCCTGATACAGATTTCacccatttgctttttaatttttaccgTGCAGTTAAGTTGTTTTTATGAGACCCTAAGAATAGATTTTCTTGGGTGAGCTAGCTCCTGCACCAGCATGACTCAAGTTCTTGCAGGCAAGATAGACGTTAGATCTTGTCTTGACTGTCCCTCGTGACGATGATTACTCCAGCCTCCTGTGGCTGTTTATTCTACTATTCTTCTAGTTACGAAACTTATCCACATCGTTAGATCCTATTTTCTTGTTGTGCTGTAGGCCA harbors:
- the CEBPB gene encoding CCAAT/enhancer-binding protein beta — encoded protein: MQRLVAWDAACLPIQPPAFKSMEVANFYYEADCLAALNKLHPRAAGGRSMTELTVGDHERAIDFSPYLDPLASQQPAQPPPPAAAAGGNFEPPCSSGGGQDFLSDLFAEDYKGSGGSKKPDYTYISLARHGHPCASQSHKPGGLPGCFPPQIVETKVEPVFETLDSCKGPRKEEGGAGPGPGGMSSPYGSTVRSYLGYQSVPSGSSGNLSTSSSSSPPGTPNPSESSKSAAAGGGYSAPPAGKNKPKKCVDKHSDEYKLRRERNNIAVRKSRDKAKMRNLETQHKVLELTAENERLQKKVEQLSRELSTLRNLFKQLPEPLLASSPRC